In Thermococcus sp. M39, the following are encoded in one genomic region:
- the pcc1 gene encoding KEOPS complex subunit Pcc1, protein MNKIKGTIEIEFPSEEIAKIVYESVLFEHLSVPYRRSEIEFKREGNRIVLHFTAQDNSALRGTLNSYLRWIKVAMDVVEL, encoded by the coding sequence ATGAATAAGATTAAGGGAACCATAGAGATTGAGTTCCCAAGTGAGGAGATTGCGAAAATTGTTTATGAGAGCGTTCTTTTTGAGCATTTAAGTGTTCCCTATCGGAGAAGTGAAATTGAATTTAAGAGGGAAGGGAATAGAATTGTTTTGCACTTCACAGCTCAAGATAACTCAGCTCTAAGGGGAACTCTCAATTCCTATTTAAGATGGATTAAAGTTGCTATGGACGTTGTTGAGCTTTAG
- a CDS encoding prefoldin subunit beta, with product MQNIPPQVQALLGQLESYQQQLQLVIQQKQKVQVDLNDAKKALEEIEKVEESTPIYKTVGTLIVKTSKAKAVEELKEKIETLEVRLNALTRQEQKLNEKIKELTQKIQSMLRPTAG from the coding sequence ATGCAAAACATTCCACCACAAGTTCAGGCTTTATTGGGACAGCTTGAGAGCTATCAACAGCAGTTACAACTTGTCATCCAGCAAAAGCAGAAAGTTCAGGTTGATTTAAATGACGCCAAGAAGGCTCTTGAGGAGATCGAAAAAGTTGAGGAGAGTACTCCGATCTACAAGACTGTTGGAACTCTAATAGTGAAAACCAGCAAGGCTAAAGCTGTTGAAGAACTCAAGGAGAAGATTGAGACCCTTGAGGTTAGGCTGAACGCTCTTACCAGACAAGAGCAGAAGCTTAATGAAAAAATCAAAGAGCTAACTCAAAAAATACAGTCAATGCTCAGACCAACAGCTGGCTGA
- a CDS encoding DUF3194 domain-containing protein, with protein MTKRVIHIGLPELSEDELIALGELAQETAIEYIFEHLTRSEVKDIEVTARINKEETLDLELEIYLEVPIFVRVDVDKLVEEALELAYEKVEERLREIAGQDKT; from the coding sequence ATGACAAAGAGAGTTATCCACATTGGACTGCCAGAGCTCAGTGAAGATGAGCTTATTGCTTTAGGAGAGTTAGCTCAAGAGACTGCAATTGAATACATATTTGAGCATCTAACAAGGAGTGAAGTGAAGGACATAGAAGTTACAGCGAGAATAAATAAGGAAGAAACACTCGATTTGGAACTTGAGATATACCTTGAGGTGCCAATATTTGTGAGGGTTGATGTTGATAAGCTAGTTGAGGAGGCTTTGGAATTAGCCTATGAAAAAGTTGAGGAAAGGTTGAGGGAAATTGCGGGGCAAGATAAAACTTAA
- a CDS encoding bifunctional oligoribonuclease/PAP phosphatase NrnA, with protein MRGKIKLKRFLEEAKEKRYSFLLLCHHNADPDSLGSAIAFSRYLSSIGLDNRIGVAQSVSSYAKRLLSFAKVEKDPQVKEDVVIIFDTSSIEQLEPIDIPKDKFVIVIDHHIEKENPIKAHIRIVDSSRTSTAEIVWELLKYFNFYDEIAAKAILAGIATDTANFRYANAKTFKTVSEILEKFPIQMGEIYNLTAPVSDENIDQAKRMAILKACQRMEIKKFRKYVIVTSKVSAYESLACKVFLQLGADVAIVGSEKKGVRISARAKEHLVKKGLHLGKIMEKVGPIIEGSGGGHAGAAGANGKRNLDEAIKFLVKEIEKFLRGI; from the coding sequence TTGCGGGGCAAGATAAAACTTAAGCGATTTTTGGAAGAAGCAAAAGAAAAGAGATACTCTTTTCTGCTCCTATGCCATCATAATGCTGATCCGGATTCATTGGGTAGTGCAATTGCCTTTTCTCGATACCTCAGCAGCATAGGTTTAGATAATCGAATTGGCGTTGCCCAGAGTGTCTCTTCCTATGCTAAGCGTTTGCTATCTTTCGCAAAAGTAGAAAAAGACCCCCAAGTTAAAGAAGACGTGGTCATTATATTTGATACTTCATCAATTGAACAGCTTGAACCCATTGATATTCCAAAGGACAAGTTTGTAATTGTCATTGACCATCACATCGAGAAAGAAAATCCGATAAAAGCTCACATAAGAATTGTTGATTCTTCAAGAACATCAACAGCTGAAATAGTGTGGGAGCTCTTAAAGTACTTCAACTTTTATGACGAAATTGCAGCAAAAGCAATACTTGCGGGAATAGCGACAGATACGGCTAATTTTAGATATGCAAACGCAAAGACATTCAAAACTGTAAGCGAAATTCTTGAGAAATTCCCAATCCAGATGGGAGAAATCTACAACTTAACAGCCCCAGTGAGCGATGAGAACATTGACCAAGCGAAGAGGATGGCCATTTTAAAAGCATGCCAGAGGATGGAAATTAAAAAATTCAGAAAATACGTAATCGTGACATCCAAAGTCTCTGCTTATGAATCTTTAGCGTGTAAAGTCTTTCTCCAGCTGGGGGCTGACGTTGCAATAGTGGGGAGTGAGAAAAAGGGTGTTAGGATTTCTGCAAGAGCAAAGGAGCATTTAGTGAAGAAAGGACTCCACCTAGGCAAAATAATGGAAAAAGTTGGCCCAATCATTGAAGGCTCAGGCGGAGGACATGCTGGAGCTGCCGGAGCAAATGGTAAGAGAAATCTTGATGAAGCCATTAAGTTTTTAGTGAAAGAAATTGAGAAATTTTTGAGGGGGATTTAG